A genomic segment from Marmota flaviventris isolate mMarFla1 chromosome 7, mMarFla1.hap1, whole genome shotgun sequence encodes:
- the LOC114083591 gene encoding UDP-glucuronosyltransferase 2B31-like, with amino-acid sequence MSTKITAVLFLLQLSSHFSSGTCGKVLVWPMEYSHWINIKTILDELVQKGHEVTVLKSSASVSFYVEEGSAIKFETYPSAMSKTDMEDFYIEAIRKLIYELPKESIWTYFSLLQDLVWEDSEYFMTLCKEVVFNKNLMTKLRESKFDVILADAFGPCGELLAELFKIPLVYTLRFLSGYTYEKYSAGLSFPPSYVPILMSELSDQMTFMERIKNMLYVLYFDFWFQTFDEKKWNQFYSEILGRPTTLLETMSKADIWLIRTYWDLEFPRPTLPNVDFIGGLHCRPAKPLPKEMEDFIQSSGENGVVVFSLGSMVNNMTEERANVIASALAQIPQKVIWRYDGKKPATLGPNTRLYKWIPQNDLLDIKRML; translated from the exons ATGTCTACAAAAATTACTGCAGTTCTGTTCCTGTTACAGCTGAGTAGTCACTTTAGTTCTGGAACTTGTGGGAAGGTGCTTGTGTGGCCAATGGAATACAGCCATTGGATCAATATAAAGACAATATTGGATGAACTAGTTCAGAAAGGTCACGAAGTGACTGTTCTGAAATCCTCAGCTTCCGTTTCTTTTTATGTTGAAGAAGGATCTGCTATTAAATTTGAGACTTACCCTTCAGCAATGTCTAAAACTGACATGGAAGATTTTTACATTGAAGCAATCAGGAAGTTGATTTATGAGCTGCCAAAAGAATCAATTTGGACATACTTTTCACTGTTGCAAGACCTGGTGTGGGAAGATTCTGAATACTTTATGACACTCTGTAAAGAGGTAGTTTTTAACAAGAATCTTATGACAAAACTACGTGAATCCAAGTTTGATGTCATTCTTGCAGATGCATTTGGTCCCTGTGGTGAGCTGCTAGCTGAGCTATTTAAAATACCACTTGTGTATACTCTTCGCTTTTTGTCTGGTTACACGTATGAAAAATATAGTGCAGGACTTTCATTCCCTCCTTCCTATGTGCCTATTCTTATGTCAGAATTAAGTGATCAAATGACTTTCATGGAGCGGATAAAAAATATGCTGTATGTGctgtattttgatttttggttCCAAACATTTGATGAGAAGAAGTGGAATCAGTTTTACAGTGAAATTTTAG GAAGACCCACTACATTATTAGAGACAATGTCAAAAGCAGATATCTGGCTCATTAGAACCTATTGGGATTTGGAATTTCCTCGCCCAACCCTACCAAATGTTGATTTCATTGGAGGACTCCACTGCAGACCTGCCAAACCTCTGCCTAAG GAAATGGAAGACTTTATCCAGAGCTCTGGAGAGAATGGTGTTGTGGTGTTTTCTCTGGGGTCAATGGTCAATAACATGACTGAAGAAAGGGCCAATGTGATTGCATCAGCCCTTGCCCAAATTCCACAAAAG GTCATATGGAGATATGATGGCAAGAAACCAGCTACCTTAGGACCCAATACTCGACTTTACAAATGGATTCCTCAGAATGACCTTCTTG